From Prochlorococcus sp. MIT 1223, the proteins below share one genomic window:
- a CDS encoding DUF6447 family protein, with amino-acid sequence MDESIKPQGDPILTFEDHNYDLKTLPDEVKELVKGMQVADAQLRMHEDTLKVLVVGRQSLAEQLKIKLKDIKPI; translated from the coding sequence ATGGATGAAAGTATTAAACCGCAAGGTGATCCAATTTTAACATTCGAAGACCATAATTATGATTTAAAAACACTACCTGACGAAGTCAAAGAGCTTGTAAAAGGTATGCAGGTAGCAGATGCCCAATTACGAATGCATGAAGATACTCTTAAAGTGCTTGTTGTCGGAAGACAATCTCTAGCCGAACAACTAAAAATTAAATTAAAAGATATAAAGCCAATTTAA
- a CDS encoding ABC transporter ATP-binding protein: MAYQRVFNFKYILELLRPHINELVLGGISMFVYVLCWPLLAWLAGKLIPAIGEGNLEQVIKVIFLALIVFLVQKLSQFSQDILFAKPALSISQNLRTSLFSKLQKIELVSLEKLSCGDITYRLTEDADRIGEVIYKTIQDTTPSFLQLVAVLVYMIFLDWKLSMATLLLAPIMTLLISKFGQKVMLTAERSQERVSELASLLGEAIQGLPLIRAFAVEDWMQERFDAQVKSHKNARFKTLKLLALQHPVIGFLEAAGILTILTLGAARIQQGGLNGEQFSSYFAALLMLIDPISHLTTNFNELQQGQASLRRLKEIHLEAEENINNKSKVSISSRIGNIDFNEVSFSYKLNKKVIDSLSLTIERGKKIAFVGPSGAGKSTLFSLLLGFIKPTSGSIKIDGIEMSTLNTKHLRRQIALVPQVSTVFSGSINQAISFGRVCSEEQIINSAKIANAHEFITNMKDGYQTVLQERGTNLSGGQLQRISIARALVGDPSILLLDEATSALDADSEEEVQLALKQAMKSRTVIIIAHRLSTVQEADLIVFIDKGRILEVGKHSDLIKLSGKYSELCNKQFINK, translated from the coding sequence ATGGCTTATCAAAGAGTTTTTAATTTCAAATATATCCTCGAACTGCTGAGGCCTCATATAAATGAACTAGTCCTCGGTGGGATTTCAATGTTCGTATACGTTTTATGCTGGCCCTTACTTGCGTGGCTTGCAGGAAAACTTATACCAGCTATCGGAGAAGGAAATCTAGAACAAGTAATTAAAGTAATTTTTCTAGCATTAATTGTTTTTTTAGTTCAGAAATTATCTCAGTTTTCACAGGACATACTCTTTGCCAAACCTGCGCTATCCATAAGTCAAAATCTAAGAACTAGCTTATTTAGTAAATTACAAAAAATAGAATTAGTTTCATTAGAGAAATTATCTTGCGGAGATATAACTTATAGGTTAACAGAAGATGCTGATCGTATTGGAGAAGTAATTTATAAAACAATTCAAGATACAACACCATCATTTTTACAACTAGTTGCTGTTCTAGTTTATATGATTTTTCTCGATTGGAAGTTATCTATGGCAACGCTATTACTAGCACCAATAATGACCTTACTTATAAGTAAGTTTGGGCAAAAAGTAATGCTAACAGCAGAAAGAAGCCAAGAAAGAGTTAGTGAATTAGCTAGTTTACTTGGCGAAGCAATACAAGGATTACCTCTTATTAGAGCATTTGCTGTCGAAGATTGGATGCAAGAAAGATTTGACGCTCAAGTGAAAAGTCACAAAAATGCTCGGTTCAAAACTCTTAAATTACTTGCTTTACAACACCCAGTAATAGGTTTTCTTGAAGCAGCTGGCATACTTACAATCCTAACGCTAGGAGCCGCAAGAATACAACAAGGAGGATTAAATGGTGAACAGTTTAGTAGTTATTTTGCAGCACTACTTATGTTAATTGATCCAATTAGCCATTTGACAACTAACTTTAATGAATTACAGCAAGGTCAAGCTTCTCTTCGGAGACTTAAGGAGATACATCTAGAAGCAGAAGAAAACATAAATAATAAATCAAAAGTATCAATATCTAGTCGAATTGGTAATATCGATTTTAATGAAGTAAGTTTTTCTTATAAATTAAATAAAAAAGTAATAGATTCTCTTTCTCTAACAATTGAGAGAGGAAAAAAGATTGCTTTTGTAGGACCTTCTGGCGCTGGGAAAAGCACATTATTTTCCTTACTACTAGGTTTTATCAAACCTACTAGTGGATCTATAAAAATAGATGGCATAGAAATGTCTACACTAAATACTAAACATTTGAGGAGACAGATAGCCCTTGTTCCCCAAGTTTCTACCGTTTTTTCTGGATCAATTAATCAGGCTATTAGTTTCGGTAGAGTTTGTTCTGAAGAACAAATTATAAACTCAGCAAAAATAGCTAATGCTCATGAGTTTATTACAAATATGAAAGACGGATATCAAACAGTATTACAAGAAAGAGGTACGAATCTTTCTGGCGGACAATTACAGCGTATTTCTATAGCAAGAGCATTAGTTGGCGATCCTTCTATACTTCTTCTTGATGAAGCTACTAGTGCTCTAGATGCTGATTCCGAAGAAGAAGTCCAGTTAGCTTTAAAACAAGCTATGAAATCAAGGACAGTAATAATTATTGCGCATAGACTCTCAACTGTTCAAGAAGCCGATTTAATAGTATTTATAGATAAAGGTAGAATCCTAGAAGTTGGAAAACATTCTGACTTAATTAAACTATCTGGTAAATATAGTGAATTATGTAATAAACAATTTATCAATAAGTAA
- a CDS encoding RNA-binding S4 domain-containing protein, which translates to MRIAFYIQMKLNQFLKFQGLVSTGGEAKQLINSGLITVNGIVETRRGRKLCPGDLVSFENQDYILAHSDL; encoded by the coding sequence ATGAGAATAGCCTTTTATATTCAGATGAAATTGAATCAATTTCTGAAATTTCAAGGTTTGGTTTCTACTGGAGGAGAAGCTAAACAATTGATTAATTCTGGGTTAATAACTGTTAACGGTATTGTCGAGACTAGGCGTGGACGCAAGTTATGCCCAGGCGATCTCGTAAGTTTTGAAAACCAAGATTACATCCTTGCTCACTCGGACTTATAG
- the tpiA gene encoding triose-phosphate isomerase: MRKPVIAGNWKMNMTCSQSRNYLSDFLPLVKDIPADRKIVLAPPFTAISTVANLINGNTVQLSSQNVHWEDNGAFTAEISPMMLIEHNVEYAIVGHSEPRKYFSESDEQINRRAISAQSHGLIPIVCVGESFEQRERGEAERVIRRQVEQGLEGTDLERLIVAYEPIWAIGTGKTCQAKEANRICGLIREWAASSHLIIQYGGSVKPTNIDEIMSMSDIDGVLVGGASLDPTGFARIANYKVD; the protein is encoded by the coding sequence GTGCGTAAACCAGTAATCGCAGGAAATTGGAAGATGAATATGACATGTTCTCAATCAAGGAACTATCTATCCGACTTCCTTCCTTTAGTAAAAGATATTCCTGCTGACCGCAAAATTGTACTTGCACCACCTTTTACTGCAATTTCGACTGTGGCTAATTTGATTAATGGAAATACTGTTCAGTTATCGAGCCAAAATGTTCATTGGGAAGATAATGGTGCTTTTACTGCTGAAATATCACCCATGATGCTTATAGAACATAATGTCGAATACGCAATAGTTGGACACAGCGAACCTCGCAAGTATTTCAGTGAGAGCGACGAACAGATAAACAGAAGAGCTATCTCTGCTCAGTCTCATGGCTTGATTCCGATTGTATGTGTAGGCGAAAGCTTTGAGCAACGAGAAAGAGGTGAAGCTGAAAGAGTTATAAGAAGACAAGTCGAACAAGGACTTGAAGGTACAGATTTAGAGAGACTAATAGTTGCCTATGAACCTATTTGGGCTATAGGTACTGGAAAAACATGTCAGGCAAAAGAAGCTAACAGAATATGCGGTTTAATTAGAGAATGGGCTGCCTCTAGTCATTTGATAATTCAGTATGGTGGCTCAGTTAAACCTACCAATATTGATGAAATTATGTCTATGAGTGATATTGATGGTGTGCTTGTTGGTGGGGCATCTCTAGACCCAACAGGTTTCGCGAGAATAGCAAATTACAAAGTTGATTAG
- the folP gene encoding dihydropteroate synthase, producing MNWPISWRKSTCIMGVLNITPDSFSDGGLFNDPIKAIERATELVSQGADVLDIGAQSTRPGSIEVGANIELSRLIPVLIPIRDKYPNLIISIDTFLSKVADKALEIGANWINDISGGRHDPEILNVVSKYQCPYVLTHSRGNSQTMNNLTDYNDLINDIYSELENLTYIAIEKGITKENIIWDPGLGFSKTTDQNIQIIRSLKKFSKSGYPLLIGPSKKRFVGEVTGELQPINRTFGTLAVICKCVQDNIEIVRVHDVKSTKKTILMASQIWTK from the coding sequence ATGAATTGGCCAATTTCTTGGCGGAAAAGTACATGCATTATGGGAGTGCTAAACATTACTCCCGATTCATTCAGTGATGGGGGTTTATTTAATGACCCTATAAAAGCAATTGAACGGGCAACTGAGTTAGTAAGTCAAGGAGCTGATGTATTAGATATAGGTGCTCAAAGTACAAGGCCTGGTTCTATAGAGGTCGGTGCAAATATTGAGTTAAGTAGATTAATTCCTGTTTTAATACCTATACGAGACAAATATCCAAATTTAATTATTTCAATTGATACCTTCCTTTCCAAAGTTGCAGATAAAGCTTTAGAAATTGGAGCGAATTGGATCAATGATATAAGTGGAGGAAGACATGATCCAGAAATACTTAACGTAGTTTCAAAATATCAATGCCCATATGTGTTGACTCATAGTAGAGGTAATAGCCAAACTATGAATAATCTAACTGACTATAACGATCTGATAAATGATATATATTCAGAGCTCGAGAATCTTACTTATATAGCCATTGAAAAAGGAATTACTAAAGAAAATATAATTTGGGATCCTGGCTTAGGATTCTCGAAAACAACTGATCAAAATATTCAAATTATTAGGTCTTTAAAAAAATTTTCTAAATCTGGATACCCACTATTAATAGGCCCTTCTAAAAAAAGATTTGTTGGGGAAGTCACAGGTGAATTACAACCAATTAACAGGACATTTGGTACTCTCGCTGTTATTTGCAAGTGTGTTCAAGACAATATCGAAATTGTAAGAGTACATGATGTCAAAAGTACTAAAAAGACAATATTAATGGCAAGTCAGATTTGGACAAAATAA
- a CDS encoding magnesium chelatase subunit H, which yields MFTQVRSANRRVSPVENHKHKAVMKAVYVVLEPQYQNALTQAAKSLNSQDGPIGIELNGYLIEELRDDVNYQNFQSDIAEADVFIASLIFIEDLAQKVVDAVSPHKEKLKASIVFPSMPEVMRLNKLGSFSMSQLGQSKSIIGDFMKKRKESGGAGFQDSMLKLLNTLPAILKYLPVDKAQDARSFMLSFQYWLGGTPDNLRNFLLLLGDKYVFPTLKTQEVKDIEIADPEVFPDLGIWHPIAPNMFEDIKEYLDWTSSREDLSPKAKEGPVIGLVLQRSHIVTGDDAHYVALIQELEYRGASVIPIFCGGLDFSRPVNSFFYEKIDSNTPIVDGVVSLTGFALVGGPARQDHPKAIESLKRLNRPYMVALPLVFQTTQEWEGSDLGLHPVQVALQIAIPELDGAIEPIVLSGRDDATGKAHTLQDRVDAIAERAIRWSSLRIKPRSEKKLAITVFSFPPDKGNVGTAAYLDVFGSIYRVLQEMKTKGYVINDMPNDPKGLMECLINDPEALQGSPELSIAHRMSVKEYEKFTTYSHRLEENWGKPPGTLNSDGQNLLIFGRHFGNVFVGVQPTFGYEGDPMRLLYSRSASPHHGFAAYYTYIEKIWKADAVLHFGTHGSLEFMPGKQMGMSESCYPDSLIGGLPNLYYYAANNPSEATIAKRRGYASTISYLTPPAENAGLYKGLKELGELVGSYQQLRESGRGVQIVNAIIETSRKCNLDQDITFPDEDISSLNIDERDEIVGSVYKQLMEIESRLLPCGLHTIGKPPTAEEAIATLVNIASLEREDEGIKSLPSLLAESMGRKMEEVYRGNNKGNLKDVELNKLITETSRKAVGAMVFSLTGRDGRVNMQKSMLEKFLDFLKLLGFNFPSPWQRVCNKEGFKKIDTNNLDKLFDYLRFCLQQICADQEMESLLKALDGDYVIPGPGGDPIRNPGVLPSGKNIHALDPQSIPTTAAVAAAKIVVDKLIERQKEEQGTWPETIACVLWGTDNIKTYGESLAQILWFVGVRPKPDSVGRINKLELIPLDELKRPRIDVVVNCSGVFRDLFINQMALIDQAVKIAAEADEPLDMNFVRKHSLEQAKEQGTSLRDASCRVFSNASGSYSSNVNLAVENSTWEEENELQEMYLSRKTYAFNADNPGEMNQNREVFESVMKTADATFQNLDSSEISLTDVSHYFDSDPTNLIKNLRDDGKAPSSYIADTTTANAQVRSLSETIRLDSRTKLLNPKWYEGMLKSGYEGVREVSNRLNYTLGWSATSGQVDNFVYEESNETFINDPEMRDRLMKLNPHSFRRIVGTLLEVNGRGYWETSEENIEQLKELYQEAEDRIEGVKTDD from the coding sequence ATGTTTACACAGGTCCGCTCCGCCAACCGCAGAGTCTCACCTGTAGAGAATCACAAGCATAAAGCAGTAATGAAAGCTGTTTATGTGGTTCTGGAACCGCAGTACCAAAATGCTCTTACACAAGCAGCAAAATCATTAAATTCTCAAGATGGCCCAATTGGTATTGAACTTAATGGATATCTTATAGAAGAGCTCAGAGATGACGTTAATTACCAAAACTTTCAAAGTGACATAGCAGAAGCCGATGTTTTTATTGCCTCACTAATATTTATTGAGGATCTTGCGCAGAAAGTTGTAGATGCTGTTTCGCCTCACAAGGAAAAACTAAAGGCATCTATTGTCTTCCCTTCAATGCCAGAAGTGATGAGACTAAATAAGCTAGGCAGCTTTTCCATGTCTCAATTAGGACAAAGTAAAAGTATAATTGGCGACTTTATGAAAAAGAGGAAGGAATCTGGCGGCGCTGGATTTCAAGACTCAATGCTCAAGCTACTAAATACACTTCCTGCAATACTTAAATACCTACCCGTAGATAAAGCTCAAGACGCTAGAAGCTTCATGCTTAGCTTCCAATATTGGCTTGGTGGCACCCCTGATAACTTACGTAATTTTCTATTACTTCTTGGGGACAAGTATGTTTTTCCAACATTAAAAACACAGGAAGTAAAGGATATTGAGATTGCAGATCCTGAAGTTTTCCCCGATTTAGGTATTTGGCATCCTATTGCACCAAACATGTTCGAGGATATAAAAGAATATTTGGACTGGACATCTAGCAGAGAAGACCTATCTCCAAAGGCTAAAGAAGGTCCTGTTATAGGTCTTGTTCTACAAAGAAGTCACATAGTTACCGGAGATGATGCTCATTACGTAGCTTTAATACAAGAATTGGAATATCGGGGTGCTTCTGTTATACCAATATTTTGTGGTGGACTTGATTTTTCCAGACCAGTTAATTCCTTCTTTTATGAAAAAATAGATAGCAATACCCCAATTGTTGACGGTGTTGTCTCTCTAACAGGTTTTGCATTAGTAGGTGGTCCTGCAAGACAAGACCATCCAAAAGCTATCGAATCACTAAAAAGGTTAAATAGACCTTATATGGTCGCTCTTCCTCTTGTCTTTCAAACCACTCAAGAATGGGAAGGCAGTGACCTAGGACTACACCCTGTTCAAGTAGCTTTACAGATAGCTATTCCAGAACTTGATGGAGCTATTGAACCTATTGTTCTTTCTGGTAGAGATGATGCAACAGGCAAAGCCCATACCTTGCAAGATCGAGTGGATGCAATAGCTGAAAGAGCAATACGATGGTCATCTTTAAGAATAAAACCGAGGTCAGAGAAAAAATTAGCAATAACAGTATTTAGTTTTCCTCCTGACAAAGGAAATGTTGGAACGGCTGCATACCTCGATGTCTTTGGCTCAATTTATAGAGTCCTACAAGAAATGAAGACAAAAGGTTATGTGATAAACGATATGCCAAATGATCCAAAAGGATTAATGGAGTGTTTAATTAATGACCCTGAAGCATTGCAAGGATCTCCAGAACTTTCGATAGCTCACAGAATGAGTGTAAAAGAATACGAAAAATTCACTACCTATTCACACCGTCTGGAAGAAAATTGGGGTAAACCTCCTGGAACACTAAATAGTGATGGTCAAAACTTATTAATTTTCGGCAGACATTTTGGGAACGTATTTGTAGGAGTTCAACCTACCTTTGGATACGAAGGTGATCCAATGAGACTTCTATATTCTAGGAGTGCAAGTCCTCACCATGGATTTGCAGCTTATTACACATATATAGAAAAAATTTGGAAAGCAGATGCCGTTCTCCATTTTGGAACTCATGGTTCATTGGAATTCATGCCTGGTAAGCAAATGGGAATGAGTGAAAGCTGTTATCCAGACTCATTAATAGGAGGCCTTCCTAACCTTTACTACTATGCTGCTAATAATCCTTCTGAGGCAACAATCGCAAAACGTAGAGGATATGCCTCAACTATTAGTTATTTAACCCCACCAGCTGAAAATGCAGGGTTATATAAAGGTTTAAAAGAACTAGGAGAGTTAGTAGGTTCTTATCAACAGTTAAGAGAAAGTGGACGTGGAGTTCAAATAGTTAATGCAATTATTGAGACGTCTCGCAAATGCAATCTTGATCAGGATATTACTTTTCCAGATGAAGATATATCCTCATTAAATATAGACGAAAGAGACGAAATAGTTGGCTCTGTATATAAGCAGTTAATGGAAATAGAAAGTAGGTTACTACCATGCGGATTGCATACTATTGGCAAACCTCCTACAGCAGAAGAAGCAATAGCTACTCTTGTAAATATAGCCTCTCTAGAAAGAGAAGATGAAGGAATTAAATCATTACCAAGTCTATTAGCAGAATCAATGGGAAGAAAAATGGAGGAAGTTTATAGAGGTAACAATAAAGGTAATCTTAAAGATGTCGAACTAAATAAGTTAATAACCGAAACCTCAAGAAAAGCAGTGGGAGCAATGGTCTTCTCTCTAACAGGAAGAGACGGCAGGGTTAATATGCAGAAAAGTATGCTTGAGAAGTTCCTTGATTTTCTTAAATTACTTGGATTCAATTTTCCTTCTCCTTGGCAAAGAGTTTGTAATAAAGAAGGTTTTAAGAAAATAGATACAAATAATCTCGACAAACTTTTTGATTATCTTCGCTTTTGTTTACAACAAATTTGTGCTGATCAAGAAATGGAAAGCCTTTTAAAGGCACTAGATGGTGATTATGTAATTCCTGGTCCAGGAGGAGATCCTATTAGGAATCCAGGAGTGTTACCTAGCGGAAAAAATATTCATGCATTAGATCCTCAATCAATTCCTACAACAGCGGCTGTTGCCGCAGCAAAGATTGTTGTTGATAAACTTATAGAAAGACAAAAAGAAGAGCAGGGTACTTGGCCAGAAACTATTGCATGTGTACTTTGGGGAACAGATAATATAAAAACTTATGGTGAATCATTAGCACAAATTCTATGGTTTGTAGGTGTAAGACCTAAGCCAGATTCTGTTGGTAGAATAAATAAATTGGAATTAATACCTTTAGATGAACTAAAACGCCCAAGGATTGATGTAGTAGTTAATTGTTCTGGTGTATTTAGAGATCTTTTTATAAATCAAATGGCACTAATAGATCAAGCAGTAAAAATTGCTGCTGAAGCTGATGAGCCATTAGATATGAACTTTGTACGAAAACATTCTCTTGAACAAGCAAAGGAACAAGGAACCAGTCTAAGAGATGCATCTTGCAGAGTATTTTCTAATGCAAGTGGTAGTTATAGTTCGAATGTAAATCTTGCAGTAGAAAACTCAACCTGGGAAGAAGAAAACGAACTACAAGAAATGTATCTCTCAAGAAAGACATATGCATTTAATGCTGATAATCCTGGTGAAATGAATCAGAATAGAGAAGTATTTGAATCAGTAATGAAAACAGCTGATGCAACATTCCAAAATCTTGACTCATCAGAAATATCTCTAACTGATGTAAGTCATTATTTTGACTCTGATCCTACTAATTTAATAAAAAACCTTAGAGATGACGGAAAAGCTCCTAGTAGTTATATCGCTGATACAACGACTGCAAATGCTCAGGTTCGCTCACTAAGTGAAACTATTAGACTTGATTCAAGGACAAAACTCCTAAATCCAAAATGGTATGAAGGAATGCTTAAATCCGGCTATGAAGGCGTTAGAGAAGTTTCAAATAGGCTTAATTATACTCTTGGGTGGAGTGCTACAAGCGGTCAAGTAGATAACTTTGTCTATGAGGAATCTAATGAAACATTTATAAATGATCCTGAGATGAGGGATCGTCTAATGAAATTGAACCCTCACAGTTTCCGAAGAATAGTTGGTACTTTGCTAGAAGTTAATGGCAGAGGTTATTGGGAAACTTCTGAAGAGAATATAGAACAACTTAAAGAGCTTTATCAAGAAGCTGAGGATAGGATAGAAGGAGTGAAGACAGACGATTAA
- the dapB gene encoding 4-hydroxy-tetrahydrodipicolinate reductase: protein MNTFTENPIPVIVAGALGRMGAEVVKAVLDSKDCDLVGAIESLPGKEGIDVGISLGLGDTGIALTSDFEGCLCEASQKVRDLGQGQGVVLVDFTHPSVAYEHTRAAIAYGVHPVIGTTGLNPDQINDLDKFSQKASIGGAIIPNFSVGMVLLQQAAAAACSFYENAELTELHHNQKADAPSGTCIKTAELMEDLGKKFNECNVTENESIPGCRGGLRESGLRMHSIRLPGLVAHQEVIFGAPGETFLLRHDTIQRSAYMPGVLLTIKKVRKVTGIVYGLERIL from the coding sequence ATGAATACTTTTACTGAAAATCCAATTCCCGTTATAGTTGCAGGAGCTCTAGGTCGTATGGGCGCTGAGGTTGTTAAAGCAGTATTAGATTCAAAAGATTGTGATTTAGTTGGTGCTATAGAATCTCTTCCGGGAAAAGAAGGTATTGATGTTGGAATATCATTGGGTCTAGGAGACACTGGCATTGCACTTACATCAGATTTTGAAGGTTGTTTGTGTGAAGCCAGTCAAAAAGTCCGAGATCTGGGTCAAGGTCAAGGAGTGGTTTTAGTTGATTTCACTCATCCCTCAGTGGCGTATGAACATACAAGAGCAGCTATTGCTTACGGAGTACATCCTGTTATTGGTACAACGGGTTTAAATCCAGATCAAATTAACGATTTGGATAAATTTTCTCAAAAAGCTTCGATAGGAGGAGCAATTATCCCCAATTTTTCAGTAGGGATGGTTCTCTTACAACAGGCAGCAGCAGCAGCTTGCTCTTTTTATGAAAATGCAGAATTAACGGAATTACATCACAATCAAAAAGCTGATGCTCCAAGTGGTACATGCATTAAAACGGCAGAATTAATGGAAGATTTAGGTAAGAAATTTAATGAATGCAATGTTACAGAAAATGAGTCCATACCAGGATGCAGAGGAGGTTTAAGGGAAAGTGGCCTACGAATGCATTCAATCAGATTGCCTGGTTTAGTTGCTCATCAAGAAGTTATTTTTGGGGCTCCTGGAGAAACTTTTTTATTGAGGCATGACACAATTCAAAGATCCGCCTATATGCCAGGAGTACTTCTAACTATAAAAAAGGTTAGGAAGGTTACAGGAATTGTTTATGGGCTCGAAAGGATTCTTTGA
- a CDS encoding FAD-dependent monooxygenase, giving the protein MKNLRIKIIGAGPTGSLLAISLAKIGCNVMIFDNKTSEQLSSRTHSYAITHSSYNLLVKLDLWKLLETKINSFNKLCVIDEGIKKKLNLNHMDLGISQRESGSIGWIIDHSVLMKTLISKLQTTKNINVKFNYSANSNLESYDYVIAADGINSKSRDFYGIKGFKFKYKQSCLTSKVLIRNSNSTTAYEILREEGPFAILPMGRNIYQLVWSSSTGKCNDRIILSKSNLLDRISTILPTGYEPDVILEEPIVFNNYFYLAKSFFSKRFILVGEAAHSFHPVGGQGLNLCWRDVYSLSQLIKISANNRYLIRHLPFIYFLIRLPDVLLVAFTTHSLVAIFSTSFAPLLIIRRLTFKLLSLSKSLRKALLAIMTNSLHNIK; this is encoded by the coding sequence ATGAAGAATTTAAGAATTAAAATCATAGGAGCTGGTCCAACTGGTTCTCTACTAGCTATATCTTTAGCAAAAATCGGTTGTAATGTAATGATTTTCGATAACAAAACATCAGAACAATTATCTAGTAGAACACATTCTTATGCTATTACACATTCATCTTATAATTTATTAGTCAAGTTAGATTTATGGAAATTACTGGAAACTAAAATAAATTCATTCAATAAGTTGTGTGTAATAGATGAAGGCATAAAAAAGAAATTAAACTTAAACCATATGGACCTAGGTATATCTCAAAGGGAATCAGGATCAATTGGATGGATAATAGATCATTCAGTATTAATGAAAACCCTAATATCAAAATTACAAACAACTAAGAACATTAATGTTAAATTTAATTATTCAGCAAATAGTAATTTAGAAAGTTACGACTATGTTATAGCAGCAGATGGAATAAATTCAAAATCAAGGGATTTTTATGGTATCAAGGGTTTTAAGTTCAAATATAAGCAATCTTGTCTAACTTCTAAGGTTTTAATAAGAAATAGCAATTCTACTACTGCTTATGAAATTCTTCGAGAAGAAGGACCATTTGCAATTTTGCCTATGGGGCGAAACATTTATCAATTAGTATGGAGTTCCTCAACTGGTAAATGTAATGATAGAATTATTTTATCTAAATCAAACTTGTTAGATCGTATATCAACTATATTGCCAACTGGATATGAACCTGATGTTATTTTAGAGGAACCAATTGTTTTCAATAACTATTTCTATTTAGCTAAATCATTCTTTAGCAAAAGGTTTATATTGGTAGGTGAGGCGGCTCATAGTTTTCATCCTGTAGGAGGACAAGGACTCAATTTATGTTGGAGGGATGTTTATAGTCTGTCTCAACTTATAAAGATATCTGCTAATAATAGATATCTTATAAGACACTTACCATTTATTTATTTCTTAATTAGATTGCCTGATGTTTTACTGGTAGCTTTCACCACTCATTCCTTAGTTGCTATTTTTTCTACAAGCTTTGCCCCACTTCTTATTATTAGAAGATTAACCTTTAAATTGTTATCATTATCCAAGAGTTTGCGTAAGGCATTACTGGCAATTATGACAAACAGTCTCCATAATATTAAGTAA
- a CDS encoding DUF2949 domain-containing protein, whose product MVNTNETQPQHSSEFLLFIERDIGLSKEALDLGIRQSRLENAPLSVVLWSLGLISLEQYQEIIKWLYQKNN is encoded by the coding sequence ATGGTTAATACGAATGAGACACAACCTCAACACTCAAGTGAATTTCTCCTATTCATAGAAAGGGATATTGGTCTAAGTAAAGAAGCCCTCGATCTTGGTATTCGTCAATCAAGGCTTGAAAACGCTCCTCTATCTGTAGTATTATGGAGCCTTGGATTAATTAGCCTTGAGCAATATCAAGAGATTATTAAATGGTTATATCAAAAGAATAATTAA
- a CDS encoding DUF3038 domain-containing protein, which produces MKLNSTNTILNNEVTISNLSGSNFCRRAIERLDFLLLLIESLEINGLNSMLSNNKLLENTIDMPSPVELWKKRAHNPLRKASRRGALTSGEVESLIFLVSTSADRLYPLLRQLLSSKEPDIVTSQRWKALNDRFCELVNERMNLRRVAIKKLFIVDENYSFLRELVLLLAFSTGSEGMVRLKNSLNDIS; this is translated from the coding sequence ATGAAATTAAACTCAACTAATACAATTTTAAATAATGAAGTCACAATATCAAATCTTTCAGGATCTAATTTCTGCAGAAGAGCTATTGAAAGACTTGATTTTCTATTATTATTAATTGAATCCTTAGAAATTAATGGATTAAATTCGATGCTCTCAAACAATAAATTATTAGAAAATACAATAGATATGCCTAGTCCCGTTGAGTTATGGAAAAAAAGAGCTCATAACCCTCTAAGAAAAGCATCACGTCGAGGCGCTTTAACTAGCGGCGAAGTTGAATCACTTATATTTCTAGTTTCAACAAGTGCAGACAGATTATATCCCTTGTTAAGACAATTGCTTTCTTCAAAAGAGCCAGATATAGTCACTTCTCAACGATGGAAAGCTTTAAATGATAGATTTTGCGAATTAGTAAATGAACGCATGAATTTGCGAAGAGTTGCGATTAAGAAGTTATTTATCGTTGATGAAAATTATAGTTTTCTTAGAGAATTGGTATTACTTCTAGCTTTTTCTACTGGCAGCGAAGGTATGGTTAGGTTAAAAAATAGTTTAAATGATATAAGTTAA